TGTGTGGAGTAGTTGTACATACGAGTGTgtgttgggccgggcgcagtggctcacacctgtaatcccagcactttgggaagctgaggcaggcggatcgccccagaagtttgagattagcctgggtaacatggcgaaacccagtctctacaaaaaatacaaaagttagccaggcatggtggcggcctgtagtcctagctactcaggaaactgagatgggaggatcacctgagtccagaaggtcgaggctgcggtgagccgtgattgtgccccagcactccagcctaagtgacagagtgagaccttgtctcaaaaaaaaaaaaaaaaagagtgtgtgtCTTGGGAAAGTGGTATTTAAGATAGATGTTTGGAAGTCGTTGAAGTATTAGTGTATACTCATGGAAATGGATTAACTATCTCAGAAGAGAAGAGGACCAAGTGTAGAACCCTAGGGACACACCTTTGGGTGGGTCATAGAAGAAGAGActtgagaaaggaggaaggagcagTCAAAACAAAATATGAAGAGCGTATATTGAGTATTGACAAGGAAATCTTTGATATTTGGGGAAAGCAGTTTCTTTGAAGTGATGGAAGATGGAGCACAGATACATTCCTAGTTCCCAGGCATTCCTTTTTTATTCATGACATTTCTGTATGTTGACACTTCGTTCAATATTATAACTCCTTTTGAGGGACAGTCCTGTATTggtttttgcattttgaaaaatttcaaacctacggtccggtgcggtggctcacgcctgtaattccagcactttgggaggccgaggcgggcagatcacctgaggacaggagttcaagaccagcctggccaacatggtgaaacctcatctctactaaaatacaaaaattagccgggtgtggtggcaggcatctgtaatctcagctacttgggaggctgagacagaagaattgcttgaacccgagaggcggaggttgtagtgagctgagatcatgccattgcattccagcctgggcgacagagactgtctcaaaaaaaaaaaagaaaaatttcaaacctaAAGAAAAGTTGTAAGTGTTATTACTACCCATACACCCTTCACAAAGATTTATtagttaacattttgccatgtttgtctgtttttctttttttttctgagccattTGAGAATTGCAGACATGTTTTCCACTTCCTGTTCAGAAGAACAGGGACATTATCTTATATAACCACAATACAATTCTCACACCAAGGAAGTATAACTCTTTTTAAGTTCttaccagttttttaaaaattcttagcctggacaaggtggctcatacctgtaaatccctgctctttggaaggccaaggtgagcagatcgcttgagcccaggagttgttgaccagcctgggcaacatgacaaaaccctgtctctacaaagaatacaaaattgcaaaaattagccggtcgtggttgcatgtacctgtagtcgcagctactatggggggctgaggtgggaggattacttaagcctgggaagttgaggctacagtgagctgtgatcatgccactacattccagcctgggtgacacagtgaaaccttgtctcttaaaaaaattaaaaattatttgtttcagCTTTTCACAAACAAATCTCTTATGTTTCttctttaagattattttttatttatttatttattttttttgagacagagcctcgctctgttgcccaggctggagtgcagtggtgcgatttcggctcactgcaacctccacctcctgggttcaagtgattctcctgcctcagcctcctgagtagctgggattacagacgtgctccaccacgcccagccaatttttgtatttttagtagagacggggtttcaccacattggtcaggctggtctcgaactcctgacctcatgatccatccgcctcggcctcccaaagtgctggaattacaggcatgagccactgcggcaGGCCAAgatcattttttgtgtgtgaaacataaatacaaaaaaaaagagtataaatacacacacatactgtatacatgtatatacagtCCAGCAGTTCTTCCTCTGAGGCAGTGAGGGAGAATGCCCAGAGATAACAAAGCTGGAGAAGAAGACAGTCATGTTCATGAGTTTGGCTTATAGCCTTTAGGCTTTGGTGAAACTATTTAGTTTGAGGCAGAGAGGGACAGCAACAGATTAGGTTTTGGCTGGGCTTGGTTTTAGTCTCTCAGATTTGTGTTGAAAGATTTAGAATCCCCGACTTATTTCAGAGCTTAGTTTTTTATAggaagttgaattttttttttttttttttgaaacagaatttcactcttgttgcccaggctggagtgcaatggtgcaatctcggctcagtgcaacctctgcctccctagttcaagagattctcctgcctcagcctcctgagtagctgggattataggcatgtgccaccacgcccagctaattttgtatttttagtagagatggggtttctgcatgttggtcagactggtctcaaactcccgacctcaggtgatccgtccacctcggtctcccaagattacaggcattagccactgcatctggccaggaAGTTGAATTTTTATCCAAATAAGGAAGATACAGAGGCATGAATAATATAAAATCGTttaaaacaggtaaaataaaatagattatcacattaaaattaggtaatttaaacttataaattttttttgtatctcattCCAAAGTTAATTTTAAACCAAATAATTAAGTTAACCCAAATTCAAGACCTCTCGTAGCTTCCCGTCCTGTTTTTCATCCCATGCTGGGAATAAAGGACACTGACCATACTTGTGCAAAAGCATTTGAATTCAGCAAAACATTTTCTCTACGTGTTTACTTGGTTTCTAATTCTTCTTGTCTTTCCCTTTTGACTCACAGTTTCTTTGAAACTGGGTATGGTTAATTAGATATTTTAGAAGGATTTCTTCTAGAATATATACAAAGAGTAAATGAAAATCAGAATTTAATGATCAGACAAAACAGTTATATTTTTAGATGATACAGTGAAATCTTTTATGTTTCTCTacagcactttttaaaagttataactTGAATACTTTGAGTAGATTTATTACAATCTCATCCCAGCAGACTTTAATGGCAGCCTATTTCATCGTGGCCTCtgctaaaattagaaaatctggTGGTGGTACAACGAATAATTTACGTGCAATAGGATTTAATTTGTTGTTAATAgctatttgttaaaattaaaattgccagATAAATGAATGTActgtgaaatctttttttttttttttttttgagatggagtctccccactgtcgcccaggctggagtgtggtagtgtgatcttggttcactgcaacctctgcctcctgaattcaaccaattctcctgcctgagcctcccgagtagctggaattacaggtgcctgccaccacacccagctaattttcgtatttttaatagagacagggtttcgccatgttggtaggctgatctggaactcctgacctcaggtgatccatccacctcagcctcccaaaatgctgggattacaggcgtgagccaccacgctcggcctatAATGTCAAATCTTTTTTAACATAGtaacatgctgttggaaaaaataAGTTGTTGAAAGTAAgttgtttttccctttaaaaatatctgtgaatattaatatatgataTGCCTTTGTAAATCTGAAAAGGTAAAATACAGAAGCCTaggggtttcttttctttttttattaaaaaaaaaaaaagaagaatttaacCATTAGAGTAAGTGTTTTTAAGTGTGGAACTTGGCTTCTGTCCTGTAGAGTGCATAATCCCAGTTCATGTAAAAGATTATGAGAGCTCCATAGCAAATGCTGTGCAGAGGAGCATTTTATTCTCTCTGCACTAGTAAGGAATTACAGAGTTATTATTATGGCTTTTAAAAGTAAAGGCCATAATTTGATAGGCACTGATTCTATGTTTAGGTTTCAGTTTTTCCATGTCCTCATTCAAGTTTTATGGCTCtggatatttgaaattattttggacACCCAAatttggaatgtttctttctgaattGTGATAATGCCAGAAAATTTTTGGGATCAGAAAAGGGcagtttatttgctttaaaatcatACAGCTTTTGTAGGGGACTTGTGATACTTGGGTATTATTTCATCTCCACATTAAAAGGAAGGCAGTGAGCAGGAAAGATGCATACAGCACATAACTCATTACATAATACAATGTTTCTTTGGAACCAGTAGGAATGAGTTgttctggaaaataatttgtagAGGTTTTAtcacttttagctctttaagatTTATcacttttaggccaggtgcagtggctcaggcttgtaatcccagcactttgggaggccgaggtggcagatcacccaaggtcgagagtttgagaccagcctgaccatcatgaccatcatggcaaaaccctgtctctactaaaaatacaaaaattcgtgAGATGTGGTgtcacaggcctgtaatcccagctacttgggaggctgaggcaggagaatcgcctgaaccccggaggtggaggttgcagtgagccaagatcatgccactgcactccagcctgggtgacaaagcgagacttcatctcaaaaaaacaaaaacaaagatttatCACCTTTAAGCTTCTtagattttctttacttttttttttttaaataagaatgttGAATGGAAATCTTTCCATATGACAGTGCATATActtacttttgcatttttaaagtaaacaattaCATAAGTTTTAGTATATTTGCAGATTTGTACAGTTATCACCACAGTCTAATAATCTGCCTTTGTTTTGGTAATGCTTTTGGTAACTGAGGGTCAGACGTGTTTAACACTCATAGTATGTGGTTAGACATTGATTTTCTTTAGGGGAACTGTGGTGTAAAGTTCATCCTCCCCTTCCACTGAACATGAATGATCTCAGACTGTCACACTGTCATTGTTCCTGCCCAAGGCAGTCCTAGGTTCTcctgttttacttttgtttttgcttggttAAAAATTAGACAGCCAGGCTTGTTAAAATTGTATAGAATATAGAATGATACATGGGTCttacttcattaatttttaaaaataattcatataacaTACCGTTTAACCATTTAAACatacaattcagtagtttttagtcTGTTTACAGTATCGTGCAATTATCAccacaattttagaatattttcttcacCCCAAAAAGAACCTGGTACCCATTAGCAGACATTCCTATTTCCTtctagccctaggcaaccactgtattgcattaacattttttttttagcttcttcaggattttttactttttttctgctaAGTGGTACAGATGGATGAAATATTATCAGAAAATTAGCTAGCCTCTACTGAAAGCTCAACATACTGATTTTGGTGATGTGCTTCCTTTGGTAcaccaataaaatatttgcatttgacCACATTTGAGGGAAAACTAGGCCTAGCTTTTCTGTGGCTTTCTCTTAaagatgttgaataaatgagAGGCTTCAGGGAGTCTGTCTCTCAAggtaataaatatttcctgagttACGGTGAGTGTGATGACACCCATTTATGTCTTTTAGTGTAGGATTCATGGAGAAACGAATGATTACCAAGGATTTATTGCATACTTACCTCCTGAGCTCTTTGTTAATGGTTTTGAAGAATGTTAAATAAAGGAATGTGACGAGTTCTGCTGTCAAATAGCTCATATTCCATAAGGGCACATATAAGACTCATTACCACAGAGTTAAGTACTAAAATttgcaaatcagaaaaagaagaggTCTTTATGGACTGGTGTAGTTGAAGGGAGGCCTCATGGAAGAGGGGAGGATTTGCAAAAGCAAAGAGGGTATTTGAAGACATATCAAAAAAGAGTAAGCTTGAAAGTCATAGAAACATAAATGTGACTGAGGAAAATGGAATTTCAAGTCTGTTTGAATTTATAGCTACAGGGAAAGAGACTTTAACAGAATTGATCTTAAAGAAAATTCAATTTCCactactgaattttcttttttttttttttttgagacggagtctcgctctgtcgcccaggctggagtgcagtggccggatctcagctcactgcaagctccgcctcccgggtttacgccattctcctgcctcagcctccggagtagctgggactacaggcgcccgccacctcgcccggctatttttgtattttttagtagagacggggtttcaccatgttagccaggatggtctcgatctcctgacctcgtgatccgcccgtctcggcctcccaaagtgctgggattacaggcttgagccaccgcgcccggcctgaattttcttattttatgaacATTTCTAAAAAAGTAAGCTTGAATTTATTTATATGCATAAAGGTGTCCAAGCTGAACTTTTATATACTTTGTGATATTACATTAGGATTTACTTTCTAAAACTAATctacttaaaacatatttttcagcCGCCTGTCTTGGTTAGATGGTTCTGGATTAGGATTCTCACTGGAATACCCCACCATTAGTTTACATGCATTATCCAGGGACCGAAGTGACTGTCTAGGAGAGCATTTGTATGTTATGGTGAATGCCAAATTTGAAGGTATGTATGGTGTAATTTAATCTAATGCCTCCTTTGAtagcaaattatattttaaaaaagagtgttTGATAATAATCAATGTAACATTGAGGCCATTGACTCATTTTGGATAGTAGTTTATTAAGCAAAATTTCAGCACAGCAACTTGGACAGTTGAAGTTTTCATAATGGAcgtttgtgtgtgtctgtatatatttctatatatttacacTTAGAATTCTTCATTTATTATGGATATGTATTTCTAACTTTCCTCTAAAGTTTCACTGTTTattctgcctttctctttttaaaaggcaagCTTAGAGGCTTGGATCAGTATACCCTGTGCTTCTGAGAATTTAAGATAGAACTGTTCTGTTTTGTTACAATAGTGGTTATCAGTGGGTGTAGGGggaatatatttttcatagacCTCCACCAACCTCACCATTCCCCCACATTTGGCAGTGACATTTTGGTTGAAAGAGGAAGGATATTATTGGCATCTAGCAGTTAGATGCCAAGGGTGCTATTATTGTACTAAATATTCTGCTATGCGCAGATGgtcccccacaacaaagaattattccaTCCAAATGTCAgtggtgccaaggttgagaaactgtAGGATGTAAAGATTTTCAAGTTTTGCTTTGGGATAATTGCAAAGACTTGTAAAAATCTAGTGAAGATGTtcatgtttaaaataatgggttgcTTTTCTTTGAAGCAGTGTGTAAGAGACAATCCCATGAATTTACCTATAAGACAATTGCTCTTTCAAATTGGGATTTTAATATGGTTCCAGATATAATAATATGATCATTTATATTCAGTTGTGACACTATTTAGTAATTCTTAGGACTTTTGGCAAGCCCTGCCTCATTAAGTGGTAATGACTGATTCagctatctgaaaatatttttgttataagaTTTCCAATTCTTGCCGTTGGAAAAGGttcaaagacatttaaaaatctagTGAAGTCTGAAAAAGAGGATTAGGAAAAGTAAAAGGCTGTTAACCCTGGGGTGTAGTAGTGTAGTAAGACTTCCTAATAAGGCATTAGATACAAAATTTACTTTTCATCTAAGTAAATGCAACTATGATTTTATAACTAAGAATATCATGTGTCATGTTTAGTttaaagcattcattcatttccaGAAATGCAAAACCTTAGAGGTACTCTTGCCAGTCAGCTCCAAATGCTGGTGTGAAATGGCCCTAAATAGTGACGGGCATTGGAGGTGGGAAAGGTACATATCAAGAGAAAGGATTAGGAAATACTGTTTAATAATAAAGGGCAAAAGCACATTGAATAAGAAAACTCTGtcattaggccgggcacagtggctcacacctgtaatctcagcactttgggaggccgaggcaggcggatcacctgaagtcaggagttggagacctgcttggccaacatggtgaaaccctgtctctactaaaaatacaaaaattagctgggcctgatggtgggcgccagtaatcccagctactcgggaggctgagacatgagaatcgcttaaacccaggaggtggaggttgcagtgagctgagattgcgccactgcactccggtctgggcaacagagcgagactctgttggaaaaaaaaaaaaaagtaaaaactctgTCATTAACTTGCTAGGCAAGTCATTTGCATCTCTGAGCCTGAATTTCATCCAAAAAGGTTAAAGGAGTATATTGGTCTCTGGTTCTCAAACTCAAGACTAACGGATACATGTTAGAAATACGTGGGAAGCTTGCTTAAAATGCAAATGCTGTAAGTCCTAAACTAGGAAAAAGCAGTTCAGTAGGTTTTAGggtgtgtgttttaaatatgtGCTCTATAATCTTACAGAGTCTATATGATTATTTGATTGTAATTGATGTGATTATGATTAATCCTTTCTTAGTAAAATATGCAGGATTTCCTATCTTACTAGAAATTAGTATCTTCCTGGGTCACATTTATTTCACTaattctccagttttttttttttttttttttttttgagacggagtcttgctctgttgccaggctggagtgcagtgacgcgatctcagctcactgcaaccttcgcctcccgggttcaaacgattctcctgcctcaacctcctgagtagctgggattacaggcgcccaccaccatgcctggctaatttttttttttttgtattttagtaggaacggtgtttcactgtgttggccaggatggtctcgatctcctgatctcatgatccgcccacctcagcctcccaaagtgctgggattacaggcgtgagccacctcgcctggccctcCAGTTCTTTTTATCTTAAACTCTTCTAATAAATTACACATGCTTGAATCATATTTTCCCAGCCTTTGTTCCTCACATTCTGATTCTCCAAATTCcaagactttttttctctttggcataCCTCTATAAGTCTCTTTATAAATGACCATCAGgaccgagcacagtggctcacatctgtaatcccagcattttttttttgaaacggagtctcaccctgtcacccaggctggagtgcaatggcgtgatcttggctcagtggctcacatctgtaatcccaaccttttttttttttttttttcccttgagatgccgtctcgccctgtcaccaaggctggagtggaatgccatgatcttggctcactacaacctccgcctcctgggttcaaatgattctcctgcctcaacctcctgagtagctgggattacaggcgcccaccgccatgcctggctaatttttgtatttttaggggtttcaccatgttggccaggctggtcttgaactcctgacctcgtgatccacccgcctcgggattacagtgctgggattacagtcctgagccaccacacccagccacaatcCCAGGATTTTGAAAGGCCAAGacaggacgatcacttgagcctaggagtttgagaccagcctgggcaaatcgtaagaccccatctcaaaaaaacaaaaattagcagggtgtggtggcaagtgtctgtagtcctagctgcttagtaggctgaggtgggaggatcgcttgagcctgagagggcAAGGGtgttcagtctgggcaacaaaacaagtcccagtctcagaaaaaaaaaagatgaccatTAGCTCGTTGTGGATGAGATTAGATTATCttaaaaataaccttaaaaatTCATTCCCGGcaaggcgtggtgactcacgcctgtaatcccagcactttgggagaccgaggtgggtggatctagAGGTAAGGCGATCGAGGCAAGGCTTTTCTAGGATGCTCACTGGATAAATAATCAGGATTTTTCAAccataattggaaataaatttgTCAACCataattggaaattaaaattgaattgcAGTATTCAGATTTATCAATacgcttcattttttaaaagtcaaataatgacattaaaagggtgtttttattttctagaagaatCAAAAGAACCTGTTGctgatgaagaagaggaagacagtGATGATGATGTTGAACCTATTACTGAATTTAGATTTGTGCCTAGTGATAAATCAGCATGTGAGTGTTctacagtattgattcttccccTTTTATGTACCAAGCATTCCcaattgacacacacacacacacacacacacaccctctcacCTTTACCACCATTACCTCCATTTTactgctttttcttcattttagcaTTGGTAATATTGAGGACCAAATACCTATTAACATCAAAGGTTGTGAATGTAGTGAGAATATTGTAGACACTGTGTTATATGGGTTTATTTTGTGAATGGACTCTTGTTAGTTTTACTGATTGGTGCTGTTGACTTAATCTCACCTGCTGGATGGCAGAGGAGTTACAGCAGTTTTAAAGTGGAAGATCTCAGGATGGCTGGAAAGAGCCCTGTCAGCTGAGAGGGGCTTCACCCTGATGCCAGCAGTCTTACCAGGACTCTGACCCTTTTTTCTTGGAAAACCCCATGAGCCATGAAGAGATCGTAATAATCTCTCATAATGAACTCTTACTATTTTATGACTTGTCCTTTGCTTCAGCCACTTTCAAGATTGATTTTACAATTTGGCAAGTTTGTAAATACTGTGGCCTTTTGTGTACCCATTAAATTTATTGGCactgatggttatttttattataaaattttattctacattgaaaaaaaaattggttacaGTTTAATTCCCTTGTTCAGTGGAGGCAATGTTCACTGCAATGTGCGAGTGCCAGGCCTTGCATCCAGATCCTGAGGATGAGGATTCAGATGACTACGATGGAGAAGAATATGATGTAGAAGCACATGGTTAGTGAAATggattttaaagtgtttttttgtttgtttgtttagtgttTCATTGTAAGCATTTATTTGTATTAAGGGTAGAGGATTATAGTTCTTTATATGTCTGTAAAATATGCAGTATggtaagattatttttattattattatttttgagagggagttttgttcttgttgcccaggctggagtgcaatggtgtggtctcggctcaccgcaacctccacctcccaggttcaggcgattctcctgcttcagccttccaagtagctgggattacaggcatgcgccaccacgccaggctaattttgtatttttagtagagataggatttctccatgttggtcaggctggtcttgaactctcgaccttaggtgatccgcctgtctcggcctcccaaagtgctggtattataggcatgagccactgcgcctggccggtaAGATTATTATTGAAAGAGAATGACACAGTAGTACACTTTATGCCAAAGCCCTTTGCAACAGACAAATTTTTGAGGGTAAAAAATAGAGATTGTTGGGAAGAACGGATAAGTAGAGCatatggaaggaaagaaaatggtagATAGGAAACTGGATAGTCAGGAAAGTCTTTTAAGCTGAGGCAACTGCCCCCAGGGAACAAGCTTCCTTCTCTACACCTTGAGAACCTAGatcatttatgttgttttattattattattattttgcaacagggtctcgctctgatgcccaggctggtgtgcagtggtgtgatttctgctcactgcaaactctgcctgctgggctcaaatgattctcccagctcagcctcctgagtagctgcgacgacaggcttgtgccaccatgcctggctaatttctgtgtattttttgtagagactgggcttTGCCATATTGCACAAACTGGtcgactcttgggctcaagcaagcctctggccttggcctcccagaatgctgagattacaggcatgagccatcgggCCTGGCCTGCATCTTTATTTAACATGTTCCTTCAAACAGCTCACTGCcaagatcttttctttttctcagaaccatacttcatttatttttctcagaactATACTCCATTTATTTAAGAACTCTTTCCCATTGCCTTCCCCAGACCAGAATGCAGTCACTAGTGTGATAAGAGTCTTTATAGCTTGAAGTGCTtgctgttctcttttcttttccctactGGTCTTATGTACACCAATCTGGGTATCCAAAGCCCTTTCTTTCATGTGCACCCACTTCCTGGCCTTAGATAAACACATTTCTGGGATTCTCCATCACATACctaaatatatccaaatatatccttacttttctgagatttttgagtgatttaaaattttttatcatttttgtatgttgcagaatttgatttttttttttttttttgagatggagtcttgctctgtcgcccaggctggagtgcagtggtgcgatctcggctcactgcaagctccgcctcctgggttcacaccattctcctgcctcagcctcccgagtagctgggactacaggcacccgccacctcgcccggctagttttttgtattttttagtagagatggggtttcaccatgttagccaggatggtctcgatctcctgacctcgtgatccacccgtcttggcctcccaaagtgctgggattacaggcttgagccaccgcacccagctaattttttttttttttttttctgtttttaaataggGTCtagcactgttgcccaggttggaaggcagtggtaccatcaccacccactgcagccttgagctgcTGGACTAAAGCTgtcccaccccagtctcccaattagctgagactacaagtgcacaccactgtgcctagctaattaaaaaaacatttttttggagagatgaagtcttactgtgttgcccaggctgatcttgaactcctgggctcaagcagtcctcccacctcggcctctcaaagtgctgggattacagacgtcagccactgtacctggccctgatttttttaaagaaaggagcatgttttttaatcagaaaacatCTTCATTATACAAATTAATGTCGAATTAATTTGTGCTCACTTGTAAAATTCCCACCTCAGGATAATGTAGGACTCTCTCTGACCTTAggaacacactttttttttctagtccttgGACATGGAATTCTTTGGGAATTGCTATTTACTGGCTTGTTATCTCTTTTAATAGCCCTAGAGAGTAGGgacattttctttgtatttccgtCTTCAGCAGTagcctatatatgtatataaataaatgttgaaaagtaTCTTCCTGGAAGCCTATTTGGACTGTATGTTACCTTcagcagattcttttttttttttccaaaacaaaatcttgctctgttgcccaggctggagtacaacggtgcaatctcggctcactgcaacctccatctccggggttcaagcgattctactgcctcagcctcctgagtagctgggactacagttgcgtgccaccatgcctggctaatttttgtatttttagtagagatagggtttcatcgtgttggccaggctggcagcAGATGCATTAttgattccattttgttttttctaattgttgtatttaaactttaagttttctgtttgtttagaaCAAGGACAGGGGGACATCCCTACATTTTACACCTATGAAGAAGGATTATCCCATCTAACAGCAGAAGGCCAAGCCACATTGGAGAGATTAGAAGGAATGCTCTCTCAGTCTGTGAGCAGCCAGTATAATATGGCTGGGGTGAGGACAGAAGATTCAATAAGAGATTATGAAGGTGAGTGTTCTTTTGCATTGTGAACAGTCAGATGAGCACTTGGGAAATAAGTTATGGATAGTCATAAAAGTTCTTTTAATAACTAAGAGAAATAATTGACTGTAGT
The genomic region above belongs to Papio anubis isolate 15944 chromosome 12, Panubis1.0, whole genome shotgun sequence and contains:
- the CLNS1A gene encoding methylosome subunit pICln, with the protein product MSFLKSFPPPGPAEGLLRQQPDTEAVLNGKGLGTGTLYIAESRLSWLDGSGLGFSLEYPTISLHALSRDRSDCLGEHLYVMVNAKFEEESKEPVADEEEEDSDDDVEPITEFRFVPSDKSALEAMFTAMCECQALHPDPEDEDSDDYDGEEYDVEAHEQGQGDIPTFYTYEEGLSHLTAEGQATLERLEGMLSQSVSSQYNMAGVRTEDSIRDYEDGMEVDTTPTVAGQFEDADVDH